The DNA region AAGAATTTTAGGATTTTATGAAATTGTTTTTTATCTTGCTTTTGGATTAGGTATTTTAATCATAGCTTTAAATTTAAGCCAGCATACTGTTTTTATTTTAAGTGCAAGCTTAATTTTACTTTCATCCTTACCTTTAAATCTCATCAAAATCAAAGAACCTATTTTACCACAACCAAGCCCTATTTCCATACCAAAAATTTTTGATATCGCACCCTTAGCTATAACTACAAGCTTTATAGCAGGAATGCTTATTAATGGTTTTTTCTCCATGGCTTCTGTTTTTATACTTTTGCAAGGTTTTGATGCTAAATCTGTATCTTATTTTATGTTTTGTGGAGTTTTAGGAGGCTTTTTTGCTCAAACCATTATGGGAATTATTTCAGATAAACTAGGAAGAAAATTTGCTATTATTACTTGTTCTAGCATAGCCTTTTTTACCATGTTAATTTTTGCTTTTTTTAAACTTCATTTATATTTTCAATACTTTTTAGGAAGTTTGTTAGGCGTAGGAGTTTTTTGTTTATATGCTTTAGCACTTGCTAGAGCTAATGATATGCTCATTAATAAAAATAAAAGTGTAGAATTAGGAAGAGGAGTTCTTTTTTGTTATTCTTTAGGTTCTTTATTTGGTCCTTTAA from Campylobacter hepaticus includes:
- a CDS encoding MFS transporter produces the protein MSPKKIIKSMTALFAGMVFLFAGNALIVSSIGVILKEKGESSLAVGIISSCFFIGALVGTISAHKIISRIGHIRSFGLFGAVFGISAMLHTISDSLIFWALLRFFIGICYYGLLMVIESWLNEKSKNAVRSRILGFYEIVFYLAFGLGILIIALNLSQHTVFILSASLILLSSLPLNLIKIKEPILPQPSPISIPKIFDIAPLAITTSFIAGMLINGFFSMASVFILLQGFDAKSVSYFMFCGVLGGFFAQTIMGIISDKLGRKFAIITCSSIAFFTMLIFAFFKLHLYFQYFLGSLLGVGVFCLYALALARANDMLINKNKSVELGRGVLFCYSLGSLFGPLILGILMQYFQTQGFIWFYIVCLGFLILFAINKPNILNKNLRKKPRNMVLLND